In Agrobacterium sp. RAC06, a single window of DNA contains:
- a CDS encoding LutB/LldF family L-lactate oxidation iron-sulfur protein, which translates to MQFTAPQFKDNAARALADGQLQKALTNVEKGFIAKRAAAVAALPEFDALRDKGREIKNHTLAHLDLYLEAYEHKVTESGGHVHWAESAEDARQLVLDICRRVGAKTVTKGKSMITEEINLNDFLSEHAIEPVETDLGEYIIQLRGEHPSHIIAPAVHLNKEQVEEDFRRVHTHLDPKRDLTAPETLLSEARQVLRKRYFQADVGITGANFLIAETGTSVIVTNEGNGDLTQSLPKVHIVVASIEKLVPTLEDCSQILRLLARSATGQDISVYTTFSTGPRRAEDPDGPEEYHVILLDNGRTAMLGSEFQDMLRCIRCGACMNHCPVYHAVGGHAYGSVYPGPMGAVLTPSLFGVDISGHLPNASTFCGRCESVCPMHIPLPKMMRHWREREFEKHLNPATARYGLGVWAFFAKRPKLYRMATSIGARMLSLIGGSRGRIASLPFASGWTDIRDLPAPEGQTFAQQWAARQKQGA; encoded by the coding sequence ATGCAATTCACCGCCCCGCAGTTCAAGGACAATGCAGCCCGAGCGCTGGCCGACGGCCAGTTGCAGAAGGCGCTGACAAATGTCGAGAAGGGTTTCATCGCCAAGCGTGCGGCCGCAGTCGCTGCCCTTCCCGAATTCGACGCCCTGCGTGACAAGGGCCGCGAGATCAAGAACCACACGCTCGCCCATCTCGACCTCTATCTCGAAGCCTATGAGCACAAGGTGACGGAATCCGGCGGCCATGTGCACTGGGCCGAGAGCGCCGAGGATGCGCGCCAGCTGGTGCTCGACATCTGCCGGCGGGTCGGGGCAAAGACCGTGACCAAGGGCAAATCGATGATCACGGAGGAGATCAATCTCAACGACTTCCTCTCCGAACATGCGATCGAACCGGTCGAGACTGATCTCGGTGAATACATCATCCAGCTTCGCGGCGAGCATCCGAGCCATATCATTGCGCCTGCGGTGCATCTCAACAAGGAGCAGGTGGAAGAGGATTTCCGCCGGGTGCACACGCATCTCGACCCGAAGCGCGACCTCACAGCACCGGAAACGCTTTTGTCCGAAGCGCGGCAGGTGCTGCGCAAGCGTTACTTCCAGGCAGATGTCGGGATCACCGGCGCCAACTTCCTGATCGCCGAGACCGGCACCTCCGTGATCGTCACCAACGAGGGCAATGGCGACCTGACACAATCGCTGCCGAAGGTGCACATCGTCGTCGCCTCGATCGAGAAGCTGGTGCCGACGCTTGAAGACTGTTCGCAGATCCTCAGGCTTCTCGCCCGCTCGGCGACCGGCCAGGACATTTCCGTCTATACGACCTTTTCCACCGGGCCGCGCCGGGCCGAAGATCCTGATGGGCCGGAGGAGTATCACGTCATCCTGCTCGACAACGGCCGTACCGCCATGCTCGGCAGCGAGTTCCAGGACATGCTGCGCTGCATCCGCTGCGGCGCCTGCATGAACCACTGTCCAGTCTACCACGCCGTCGGCGGCCATGCCTATGGCTCGGTCTATCCGGGGCCCATGGGGGCGGTGCTGACGCCGTCGCTGTTCGGTGTCGACATTTCAGGGCATCTGCCGAATGCCTCGACCTTCTGCGGGCGCTGCGAAAGCGTCTGCCCCATGCACATCCCGCTGCCGAAGATGATGCGGCACTGGCGCGAGCGCGAGTTCGAGAAACATCTGAACCCGGCCACGGCGCGCTACGGGCTGGGTGTCTGGGCCTTCTTTGCCAAGCGACCGAAGCTCTATCGTATGGCGACATCGATCGGCGCGCGTATGCTGAGCTTGATCGGCGGCAGTCGGGGACGCATCGCGTCCCTGCCCTTTGCCTCGGGCTGGACCGACATTCGCGATCTGCCGGCACCGGAGGGGCAGACCTTTGCCCAGCAATGGGCCGCACGCCAGAAGCAGGGAGCCTGA
- a CDS encoding glycosyltransferase family 4 protein codes for MALQTDPHETPRIALVSTHGYVAAQPPLGAADTGGQVVYVLELAKKLAQLGHKVDIFTRRFEDQPEIDEVDENVRVVRIPCGGRDFIPKEYLHRHLTEWNEKALRWIKRERLTYLFINSHYWDAGVAGQRLSEALRVPHIHTPHSLGMWKKRQMETDYPERADRFDEEFNFKERIQHELIVYRSCQLVIATTPIQLDMLTEDYGLARNRVHMIPPGYDDNRFYPVSESSRQMVRQRFGFEGKTVLALGRLATNKGYDLLIDGFAVMAERVPDARLRLALGGESLDAQEETILAQLKQQVTDLGISDKVEFSGFIPDEDLPDMYRAADLFVLSSRYEPFGMTAIEAMASGTPTIVTIHGGLFRAVSYGRHALFADPFDKYDLGITMMKPFKHPRLYGRLSRMGAHKARSLFTWTGIAQQLVALVEGRPVAQALEESDWAEPWNDGD; via the coding sequence ATGGCACTTCAAACGGATCCGCATGAGACGCCGCGCATCGCGCTCGTCTCAACGCATGGCTACGTCGCAGCCCAGCCGCCACTCGGAGCCGCCGATACCGGCGGCCAGGTGGTCTATGTTCTCGAACTTGCAAAGAAACTCGCCCAGCTCGGCCACAAGGTCGATATCTTCACCCGCCGCTTTGAAGACCAGCCTGAGATCGACGAGGTGGACGAAAACGTGCGCGTCGTGCGCATTCCCTGTGGCGGACGGGATTTCATTCCCAAGGAATATCTGCACCGGCATCTGACCGAATGGAACGAGAAGGCTCTGCGCTGGATCAAGCGCGAGAGACTGACCTACCTCTTCATCAACAGCCATTACTGGGATGCCGGCGTTGCCGGACAGCGCCTGTCGGAAGCGCTTCGCGTGCCGCATATCCACACGCCGCATTCGCTTGGGATGTGGAAAAAGCGGCAGATGGAAACCGACTATCCGGAGCGCGCCGACAGGTTCGACGAGGAATTCAACTTCAAGGAACGCATCCAGCACGAGTTGATCGTCTATCGCAGCTGCCAGCTGGTGATTGCCACCACGCCGATCCAGCTGGACATGCTGACCGAGGATTATGGACTGGCACGCAATCGCGTGCACATGATCCCGCCTGGCTATGACGACAATCGCTTCTATCCGGTCTCGGAATCCTCTCGGCAGATGGTGCGCCAACGCTTCGGCTTCGAAGGCAAAACGGTTCTGGCACTCGGGCGACTGGCAACCAACAAGGGCTATGATCTCCTGATCGACGGCTTTGCCGTCATGGCGGAGCGCGTGCCGGACGCGCGGTTGCGGCTGGCGCTCGGTGGGGAAAGCCTCGATGCGCAGGAAGAGACGATCCTAGCCCAGCTTAAGCAGCAGGTGACCGATCTCGGCATCTCAGACAAGGTCGAGTTCTCCGGCTTCATTCCCGACGAAGACCTGCCTGACATGTATCGCGCCGCCGATCTCTTTGTACTCTCCAGTCGCTACGAGCCCTTCGGCATGACGGCCATCGAGGCCATGGCGAGCGGCACGCCGACGATCGTCACCATTCATGGCGGCCTCTTCCGCGCCGTCAGTTATGGTCGTCATGCGCTGTTTGCCGACCCCTTCGACAAATATGATCTCGGCATCACCATGATGAAGCCCTTCAAGCATCCGAGGCTTTACGGGCGGTTGTCGCGCATGGGTGCGCACAAGGCTCGCAGTCTTTTCACCTGGACCGGGATCGCTCAGCAACTCGTGGCTCTTGTGGAAGGCCGTCCGGTGGCGCAAGCTCTTGAAGAAAGCGACTGGGCAGAACCATGGAACGACGGGGATTGA
- a CDS encoding FadR/GntR family transcriptional regulator has product MIESDQTLFSGVSHSRTADEVVQQIELLILDGVLRDGDRLPGERELSQSLEVSRPILRDALKELENRGLLISHHGGGTFVADIIGQVFSKPITDLISRHARATRDYLEYRRELEGLTAELAAQRATETDKALLSRIIEDMRHAHGIQEPEDELAADVEFHNAVGEAAHNIILLHTMRACYRLLSEGIFFNRKAVFSLPNARERLLDQHVAIHDAILAGDPEAAKAAAQAHIDFVMRAADESARAGEWGRVAKLRLIRRDGGRTGRTANLSKTETKA; this is encoded by the coding sequence ATGATCGAGAGCGACCAGACACTGTTTTCCGGCGTCAGCCACAGCCGCACCGCCGACGAGGTGGTGCAGCAGATCGAGCTTTTGATCCTCGACGGCGTGTTGCGTGATGGTGACCGGCTGCCGGGCGAGCGGGAATTGTCCCAGTCGCTCGAGGTGTCGCGGCCAATCCTTCGCGATGCGCTCAAGGAGCTGGAAAACCGGGGACTGCTGATCAGCCATCATGGCGGCGGTACCTTCGTTGCCGACATCATCGGCCAGGTGTTTTCCAAGCCGATCACCGATCTCATTTCTCGGCATGCCCGCGCCACGCGCGACTATCTCGAATATCGCCGTGAACTCGAGGGCCTGACGGCAGAGTTGGCGGCCCAACGGGCGACGGAGACCGACAAGGCGCTGTTGTCCCGGATCATCGAGGACATGCGTCACGCCCACGGGATCCAGGAGCCGGAAGACGAACTCGCGGCCGACGTGGAATTCCACAATGCCGTCGGTGAGGCGGCGCACAACATCATTCTCCTGCACACCATGCGGGCCTGCTACCGGCTCCTGTCGGAGGGCATCTTCTTCAACCGCAAGGCCGTCTTCTCGCTACCCAATGCGCGGGAGCGGCTTCTGGATCAGCATGTAGCGATCCATGACGCGATCCTCGCCGGCGATCCGGAAGCGGCCAAGGCTGCAGCCCAGGCGCATATCGATTTCGTCATGCGGGCGGCCGACGAAAGCGCGCGAGCCGGCGAATGGGGACGGGTCGCGAAACTCAGGCTCATCCGGCGCGACGGCGGTCGCACGGGCCGTACGGCTAACCTTTCGAAAACGGAGACAAAAGCGTGA
- a CDS encoding DUF3422 family protein: protein MAKGDFAFPMAPERALALGEIHARPYALVKSGRVIFQLAFMMDGGSAVHHAAISELSRARGVAPPEKNGRYHSLAWGQGTLRWERHTEFSTWFWDGPLPESFGGEVPIHPFGDGFIAPGPLISGIRLELRPDGPEIADAHAAFDPASLCYSELKNGQAAVLTDFRQDGHGLTQILVIDRGMTEAGRGAVVQRLLDIETYRTMAMLGLPLAQTLSPEIRRIEDGLTAVTQRMKAHARDESDEMLSELTRLAAELEANAALSLYRFGASRAYDGIVRERIKTLDETPVPGHETLGSFLERRLAPAMRTCQSIEERQANLSRKLSRATALVRSWIDVELERQNSDLLTAMNSRAEMQLRLQQTVEGLSVAAISYYVVGLVGYAAKAIPHDLLPFDTAIITGISVPLSVLGVWWVVRRIRRSHERQG, encoded by the coding sequence GTGGCAAAGGGTGATTTTGCATTTCCAATGGCGCCGGAGCGGGCGCTGGCGCTCGGAGAAATCCATGCCAGACCCTATGCGCTGGTCAAATCCGGCCGGGTCATCTTCCAACTTGCCTTCATGATGGATGGCGGTTCGGCCGTGCATCATGCGGCCATTTCCGAATTGTCCCGCGCCCGCGGCGTCGCCCCGCCGGAGAAGAATGGACGCTATCATTCGCTCGCCTGGGGGCAGGGGACGCTGCGTTGGGAAAGGCATACCGAGTTTTCCACCTGGTTCTGGGATGGGCCGCTGCCGGAGAGCTTCGGTGGCGAAGTGCCGATCCATCCCTTCGGCGACGGCTTCATCGCCCCCGGTCCGCTGATTTCGGGGATCCGCCTCGAACTTCGCCCTGATGGTCCCGAAATCGCCGATGCCCATGCCGCCTTCGATCCGGCAAGCCTTTGCTATAGCGAATTGAAGAACGGCCAGGCGGCTGTGCTCACCGACTTTCGCCAGGACGGTCATGGCCTCACCCAGATCCTCGTCATTGACAGAGGCATGACCGAAGCTGGCCGCGGCGCCGTGGTCCAGCGCCTGCTCGACATCGAGACCTATCGCACCATGGCCATGCTCGGCCTGCCGCTCGCCCAGACACTCTCGCCCGAGATCCGCCGCATCGAGGACGGTCTGACCGCCGTCACCCAGCGGATGAAGGCACACGCCCGCGACGAATCCGACGAGATGCTTTCCGAGCTCACACGCCTTGCCGCCGAACTCGAGGCCAATGCCGCTTTGAGCCTCTATCGGTTTGGGGCCAGCCGCGCCTATGACGGCATCGTGCGCGAGCGTATCAAGACGCTGGATGAAACGCCGGTGCCCGGTCACGAGACGCTGGGCTCCTTCCTCGAACGGCGCCTGGCGCCCGCCATGCGCACCTGCCAGTCGATCGAGGAACGTCAGGCCAACCTCTCGCGGAAACTCTCGCGTGCGACGGCTCTCGTCCGGTCCTGGATCGATGTCGAGCTGGAACGGCAGAATTCCGACCTGCTGACCGCCATGAACAGCCGCGCCGAAATGCAGCTGCGCCTGCAGCAGACCGTCGAAGGCCTCTCGGTCGCCGCCATCTCCTACTATGTTGTCGGCCTCGTCGGTTATGCCGCCAAAGCCATCCCGCACGACCTCCTGCCCTTCGACACGGCCATCATCACCGGTATTTCGGTGCCGCTCTCCGTGCTTGGCGTCTGGTGGGTGGTTCGACGGATCCGTAGGAGCCACGAACGGCAAGGCTGA
- a CDS encoding (Fe-S)-binding protein has product MSQAQIRPKVGLFATCLVDLFRPSVGFSAAKLIEDAGCDVHVPIAQTCCGQPAYNSGDTKDTRDLAKQVIEQFEGFDYVVLPSGSCGAMLKMHYPELFKGDPLWEERCRRFSDKVFELVSFLTDVRGMTEVKVQLGKSVTYHDSCSGLRELGIAKQPRALLSSVEGLELKEMTGSDVCCGFGGTFCVKYPDISGKIVSKKTAMIGETGADLLLAGDMGCLMNMAGKLKREGSTIEVRHVAEVLAGMTDSRPIAGSGK; this is encoded by the coding sequence GTGAGCCAAGCCCAAATCCGGCCGAAGGTCGGCCTCTTCGCTACCTGTCTTGTGGACCTCTTCCGGCCGAGCGTCGGCTTTTCTGCGGCAAAGCTGATCGAGGATGCCGGCTGCGACGTGCACGTGCCGATCGCCCAGACCTGTTGCGGTCAACCGGCCTACAATTCCGGTGACACCAAGGATACGCGTGATCTGGCAAAGCAGGTGATCGAGCAGTTCGAAGGCTTCGACTATGTCGTTCTCCCCTCCGGGTCCTGCGGGGCCATGCTGAAGATGCATTATCCCGAGCTCTTCAAGGGCGATCCGCTCTGGGAGGAGCGCTGTCGGCGCTTCTCGGACAAGGTGTTCGAGCTCGTTTCCTTTCTCACTGATGTCAGAGGGATGACCGAGGTCAAGGTCCAGCTCGGCAAGAGCGTGACCTATCACGACAGCTGTTCTGGCCTCAGGGAACTCGGCATCGCAAAGCAACCGCGCGCGCTTCTGTCCAGCGTCGAGGGGCTGGAACTGAAAGAGATGACAGGCTCGGATGTCTGCTGTGGCTTCGGCGGCACCTTCTGCGTCAAATATCCCGATATCTCAGGCAAGATCGTGTCGAAGAAGACGGCGATGATTGGGGAGACCGGCGCCGATCTGCTGCTCGCCGGCGACATGGGCTGTCTGATGAACATGGCGGGCAAGCTCAAGCGCGAGGGCTCGACCATCGAGGTTCGGCACGTCGCGGAAGTGCTGGCCGGGATGACCGACAGCCGGCCGATTGCCGGCAGCGGCAAGTAA
- a CDS encoding NUDIX hydrolase, giving the protein MGIIGRITSDLRLMLQRPPRQQFAAICHRTRKKTGELEVLLITSRDTGRWVIPKGWHMPGKQPHAIAEREAFEEAGVKGKAGIEPVGYYTYMKKMRGGHKVPTRVQVHALDVKGFVKEFPEKGVRRLEWVSCAEAATRVEESELKSLFLEFPKLTQMPAPIPEKAAKRA; this is encoded by the coding sequence TTGGGTATCATTGGCCGTATCACATCTGACCTCAGGCTCATGCTGCAGCGTCCGCCGCGGCAGCAGTTTGCTGCGATCTGTCACCGGACGCGCAAGAAGACCGGCGAGCTCGAGGTGCTGCTGATCACAAGCCGGGATACCGGGCGTTGGGTCATCCCGAAGGGCTGGCACATGCCGGGCAAGCAGCCCCATGCCATCGCCGAGCGAGAGGCCTTTGAAGAGGCTGGCGTCAAGGGCAAGGCGGGCATCGAGCCCGTCGGCTATTATACCTACATGAAGAAGATGCGTGGCGGGCACAAGGTGCCTACCCGCGTTCAGGTCCACGCGCTCGACGTGAAAGGCTTCGTCAAGGAGTTCCCCGAGAAGGGCGTTCGTCGTCTCGAGTGGGTCAGTTGCGCGGAAGCAGCCACCCGCGTCGAGGAATCGGAACTCAAGTCACTGTTCCTGGAATTCCCGAAGCTGACACAAATGCCCGCGCCAATCCCAGAAAAGGCTGCAAAACGGGCCTGA
- a CDS encoding HAD-IIB family hydrolase, translating into MKPIRLFSSDLDGTLAGDRDASVEFARLWQTLPDGERPLLVYNSGRLLEDIMEFTWEQGLPQADFLIGGVGTMVHSYDHPHLSDQYTALIADGFDVDLIEAELVMMERLTRQPAQYQHDYKSSWYLHDATAQDILELEQMLASSGHRARVIYSSGRDLDVLPDVADKGKALTWLCGELEIGLDEVVVAGDTGNDRAMFELDGVRGIMPGNALPELVSLAQARPGMIATQGTAARGVIDGLKEFGVFATSKDN; encoded by the coding sequence TTGAAACCGATCCGGCTCTTTTCGTCCGATCTCGACGGGACGCTCGCGGGGGACCGCGATGCGTCAGTCGAGTTCGCGCGGCTGTGGCAGACCTTGCCGGACGGCGAGCGACCGCTGTTGGTCTACAACAGTGGCCGCCTGCTCGAGGACATCATGGAATTCACATGGGAACAAGGTTTGCCGCAAGCCGATTTTCTGATCGGCGGCGTCGGCACCATGGTGCATTCGTATGACCATCCTCATCTGTCGGACCAGTATACGGCGCTGATCGCTGATGGCTTCGATGTCGACCTGATCGAGGCGGAACTCGTGATGATGGAGCGGCTGACGCGGCAACCGGCACAATATCAGCATGACTACAAGTCGAGCTGGTATCTCCATGATGCGACGGCGCAGGATATTCTGGAACTGGAACAGATGCTCGCCAGTTCTGGTCATCGAGCACGGGTCATCTATTCCAGCGGCCGCGATCTCGACGTTCTGCCTGATGTCGCCGACAAGGGAAAGGCGCTCACCTGGCTCTGCGGCGAGCTTGAGATCGGCCTGGACGAGGTGGTGGTTGCGGGCGACACCGGCAATGACAGGGCGATGTTCGAGCTCGATGGCGTGCGCGGCATCATGCCGGGCAATGCGCTTCCCGAACTCGTCAGCCTCGCGCAGGCACGGCCGGGCATGATCGCCACTCAAGGGACCGCGGCCCGCGGCGTGATTGACGGGCTGAAGGAATTCGGCGTGTTTGCGACGTCGAAAGACAACTAG
- a CDS encoding LutC/YkgG family protein, with protein MDSRQAILSRIRTSLKATGGDGERAAVVANRLVERPQGIIPKRGQLPADERLALFIAMAEKYNATTERLATSGSVPAAVAEYLKQRNLPASIRIGGDPRLTSLSWQTAGTLEVRSGASDGNDLVAVSHAFGGIAETGTLCVLSGPDNPVTLNFLPDHHIVVVEAAAIVGDMESLWANLRKAQGETMPRTVNMITGPSRSADIEQTLLLGAHGPRALHIVIVGTTA; from the coding sequence ATGGACAGCCGCCAGGCCATTCTTTCCCGCATCCGCACCTCGCTGAAAGCGACCGGAGGCGACGGCGAGCGAGCAGCAGTCGTAGCAAATCGCCTTGTCGAGCGCCCGCAAGGAATCATTCCGAAGCGCGGCCAGCTTCCGGCCGATGAGCGGCTCGCCCTCTTCATCGCCATGGCGGAAAAATACAATGCGACGACGGAGCGGCTCGCGACATCCGGCAGCGTGCCGGCTGCCGTCGCGGAGTATCTGAAGCAGCGCAACCTGCCGGCCTCCATCCGCATCGGTGGCGATCCCCGTTTGACATCACTTTCCTGGCAAACAGCCGGCACGCTGGAGGTCCGATCTGGCGCGTCCGACGGCAATGACCTTGTCGCGGTCAGTCACGCCTTCGGCGGGATCGCCGAGACGGGTACGCTCTGCGTTCTCTCTGGGCCCGACAACCCGGTGACACTCAACTTCCTGCCCGACCATCACATCGTCGTCGTCGAGGCGGCCGCGATTGTCGGGGATATGGAAAGCCTCTGGGCGAACCTCCGGAAGGCTCAGGGCGAGACGATGCCGCGCACGGTGAACATGATCACCGGGCCGTCTCGCTCTGCCGATATCGAACAGACATTGCTGCTGGGTGCCCACGGCCCACGGGCACTCCATATCGTCATCGTCGGGACGACGGCGTGA